The window GTCTCCAGCGTTTTCCGGGCTAGCGGTCTCGCCATCGGGCTGTCGCTGTTCATTATGTTTACCAAAAATATTTTCGTCAGCATCTTCAATCCCGAACGCTTCGAGTGGGCCAAATATCTGATCTTTACACATATGGATCTGCGGGGATATCTGCTGACAGACAGTGGTCCGGGAGGGGTCACCCTCGGGTTCTCCATAGCGGTACTGGCTGTTTACTACCTGCTGTTCCTGGGAGTTTCCTGGCTGGTTTTCAGCAAAAGAGATGTCGCCGCATAAGGAGACAAAGCTACTCTTAAGTGTATTTAAAGTGTACCCGGCCGAACGAAGCGGGCTAAGCCCGCTTAGCCCGCTTCGAGGTTATTCTGCTGCTTGGAGGCGCGTTTGCCTGCCTTGTCAGCCTTCTTGGCTTCGGTGTGCCCGCCTGCCGCTTCATTGGCGGGCTGTTCGGCTGTGATGACAGAGCCGTTCAGCACGCTGCCTTCCATGATGCTCAGCATGCCTGCTTGGATATTACCGTGCAGCTGTCCGGTTCCCGTCATGGTGAGCCGCTGATCGGCAGTAACGTCACCATATACTTTTCCGGCAATAATGACCTCCTTGGCTTTTATCGTGGAGAGCACCGTACTTTGTTCGCCGATGGTTACAGTCCCCTGGCACTGGATTTCACCGCTGAAGTTACCCTCAATCCGCAAATTGGTATCGCATTGCATCTTGCCCTCCAGATTGCCTCCATGTCCGATCAGCGAATCGGTAGACCTGAACAGCGCTGATTGCTTGCTTCTATTCCACATGCCTTTACCCTCCTAAACATTGTGTGGGCTTAACCGCTAATGAAATACTCCAAAACGAACAAAACTGCCTATGAAGCCTTAGCCTTATGGTTTCACATATCCTAAGGGATTGACCGCTTTGTTCTGCTTCACTACCTGAAAATGGAGATGAGGGCCTGTGCTGCGTCCCGTATTGCCAAGTGTGCCGATTTGCTGGCCTTTGCTCACCTTATCACCCACAGTGACAGTCATCCCGTTCAAATGCATGTACCAGGTTTCCAGACCGTTCGAATGCTTGAGAATAATGTATTTGCCTCTTGCTCCCATTTGCTCAGAGGCAGTGACCTCACCGTCCATTGCCGCGTAGACCGGATCCCCGATGCTTCCGGCAATATCAATGCCTGAATGATAGGCGGAGACGCCTTCGAAGGGATCGGAGCGGTAGCCAAAGCTGGAAGTGATCATTTTGGAGTGGGTTGGCCAGATGACGGCCGGCGCCAGACGTTTTTTTTCTGCGAGGGCTTTGGTAGCCTGCAATTGAGCTTCTGCGCTCTTGGCCTCCTTGGCCTCTGTAATCGTTGTGGTGATGCTGTTTACCATCTCTTCCAGCAGGCTGCGGATTTCTGCGTAGTCATCTCTGGTTTCCTGCACCAGCTCCAGAGGGTCATCCTGGTAGACAGCGATATACTCCCCGCCAACCTGTGGCGCTACAGTGCTGTTGAATGCGGAAGAGATGGCTCCAAGACGGAAGCTGACGGCAGACAGGGAAGAGGAAGCAGCAGCAGGCTCCGGTTCTGGGGCGAAAGCGACTCCATAGTTCCGGGCGGATGACGCCGCTGCGTCTGCAGCCGGTAGGATTCCGGAGAGGGTACCGGTGGTGGACATAGAAGTAGAAACCGGATCGTTCTCTGAGTCTGTATCCCGGCCGGTATTGCCATCCGTATTAATCAGGGATTGCAGCTGCGCTTCAAGCTCATTCACGCTCTTCAGTTGATCTCGGATGTTCTCGGCTTCCTCTGACAGTTCCGTTACCTGGCTGCGGAGCTGCTGCAGGGTCTGTTCCTTATCGGCAACCTTCATTTCCATCCGGAGGTTGGTCAGCGACAGTGAAGCAGCCTCGGCTTCCAGCTCGGCAATGGAGCGTGAGGCATGAAAATGCATCGAGGTGACCAGACTGGAGATGGAGAGGGCAGCTGCGGCCGGAATGGCCAGGGCAAGCGGCTTGGATAACTGGAGCTGTCTGACCGGACGTCCGGCCTCGCGGACAACAAGCAGGGTAATCCGGTTGTGATCTGGCTGAGTTTTCATAGCTTCTCCTTTCTGCGGCTTAGGGAGCCGCCTTGTGTTCTCATGCGGTCCAGCGGTTTGTGATCCAATGGGCTCATCCGATTCGTCCTACTACTCTATGTATTCCAGCTCTTTGGTGAACATGACAACGGTTTGCTTGAATAAAGTAGGAGAGTTACGGCAAAACCTGTATTGATATCGGGTTTTCAGGGCAAGGCCCAATGGTCTGCCTGACCAGACTGCCGAAATTTATGGAGGTGACGGCTTGAAAATAATTGTGCTCTTACTCGGTCTTTTTGTACTGCAGATTGCTATCATAGTGCTGCTGGAATACCGCCGTCCGCAAAGGGCGCTGGCCTGGGTGTTCCTTAGCTTCTGCTGCCCTCCGCTGGGTCTGCTGCTCTATTATTTCCTGGGGAGGGATTATTGGCAGAGCCGCAAGATAGACAAGGGCTGTATACCTTCGAGGCTTAGTGAAATCGGTGCCCATGTCTCCGGTAAAATCAAAATTGTCCAGAAGCCGGAGGAATGCGGAAACCCGGCGTTTACCGGCCATGAGGAGCTGCTCTATCTGCTCGCCAGGCTGTCCGGCCGGAATATTACAGGCCGTAATCGCAGCCGGATCCTGCCAGATGCACAGGAGGCCTATGCTGCCATGCTGGAGGTGATGGAAGCGGCGCGGGAACATATCCATTTGGAATTCTATATTTTTCGTGACGATGAGATTGGGAAGCACTTCCAGGAGGTGATGGTCCGCAAAGCGCGTCAGGGGGTCAAGGTGCGTCTGCTGTGTGACGGGCTCGGCAGCCATCGTCTGAGCCGGAAATTTATCGCCACCTTAAAACATGCGGGAGTCGAGGTTCATTTCTTTTTGCCGCTGCTTCATTCGCTGCTGGACCGCAGGTTCAATTACCGGAATCACCGCAAAATTATGGTTATTGACGGTCTGGTAGGATTTACAGGAGGGATGAATGTCGGGGATGATTATTTGGGCAAAGACCCCAAAATGGGCTATTGGCGCGACACCCATCTGCGGCTGGAGGGAGATTCTGTATATCATCTGCAGGCTATATTTCTGAAGGACTGGAAGCTGGCGGCCGGAGACTGGCTAAGCCATCCGCGTTTTTTTCCCGCCCATAGCTGTACTGAACAGGAAGCTGTACTGGTGGTGGCCAGCGGACCGGATGGAGCGATTGATGCATCCGAGGAGATGTATTTTGCCGCGCTTTGTTCAGCCAGAAGGCGTATCTGGATTACCTCGCCTTATTTCATCCCCGATCCGACCATCTGCCGGGCGCTCAAGAATGCGGTGCTCAGCGGGGTGGATGTAAGAATCATTATTCCTGCCAAACCGGACAACAAGCTTGTCTACTCGGCTTCATTGTCCTATCTGGAGAATCTGCAGGATGCGGGAGTGAAGTTTTACCGCTATACCAGAGGTTTCATGCATGCCAAAGTCATGATTATTGACGACCTGCTGGCGACCATCGGCAGTGCCAATTTGGACATGCGCAGCTTCTATTCCAATTTTGAGCTGACAGCCGTTCTGCTCCATCCGGAGAGCATTGCTGAGCTGGCCTCGGACTTTGAAAAGGATTTACAGTACAGCCCATTTATTGACCCCGAAAAATTTAGAGAGCGAGCCTGGAATGTCAAGTTGATTCAAAGCCTTTGTCAGCTGTTATCCCCGCTATTATGACCGAAAAGAGGACAAAAACAGCACTTTTCGAAGGCTGAAACATGTTCCATTCCTTATTTGGCCCTCTTTTGTGATATAATGAAGGTATAAGAAGAAATATAAGAAAGTATCTCTTGAAATGATGCTTTCGATAATTCTTTTAAATACTTTTTTATAGGGGGAGTTCTATGAATGTAAGCCAGCAGATCTTTACGAATGAGGATCAGAAAAAACCTCAAAAATCCGGGTCTGTGAGGACAGCCAGACTAAAGATGGCTCAACGGATTGTTATGATGGTGCTGGGCGCGGCAATGATGTCCGTTGCGCTTGAAATTTTTCTTGTTCCCAATGAGTTGATTGACGGCGGAATAACCGGTATTTCCATTATGCTATCCCATATTTTCAACATTCCTCTCGGCATTTTGCTGACGCTGCTCAACCTGCCGTTTCTGGTTATCGGGTATAAGCAGATCGGCAAAACTTTTGCCTTATCCACCTTATTTGCCGTAATTCTAATGTCTATCGGCACACAATTGCTTCATCCGGTCAAGCCGATTACGGTTGAACCTTTACTGGCAGCCGTGTTCGGGGGCGTTATTCTTGGGGTCGGCGTAGGACTCGTTGTAAGATACGGGGGATCGCTTGACGGTACGGAGATTGTGGCCATTCTGGTTTCTAAGAAGCTGCCGTTTTCTGTCGGCGAAGTAGTCATGTTCTTCAACTTCTTTATTCTTTCCGTAGCGGGCTTTGTATTTGGCTGGAATAATGCCATGTTCTCACTGATTGCCTACTACATTGCCTTTAAGATGATCGACGTTACCCTTGAGGGTCTGGATCAGTCGAAATCAGTCTGGATTATCAGCGATAAATTCCGCGATATCGGGGAAGCGCTGACGGAGCGCCTTGGACGCGGTGTTACGTATCTCGATGGCGAAGGCGGATTTTCCGGTGAAAACAAGAAAGTAATCTTTGTAGTCATTACTCGACTGGAAGAAGCGAAGCTTAAATCGATTGTTGAAGATTGGGATTCTGACGCATTTGTTGCGATCGGTAATATCCACGATGTAAAAGGCGGCCGTTTTAAGAAAAAATCAATCCATTAGCGTTTGTCCGGAATAACGGGCACGCTGCCCTGAAGGAAGGTATATTTACGAAAGTCAGAGCAATCAATCCGGCGCCCGCAGCAAGCCACGCCGTATTCTCATATAGAATACCTTCCGTCCAAAAGCTGGACACCTGATAAGCCCGCAGCCTGTTAAAGGCATCTGCGGGCTTATTGCTGCCTGTGGAAGGATTTGGCGGCTGCTTCATGGCAGCTTCGAGACAATATCACTGACCGGCTGCGGCGGCACCTTGGCAATAAGATCTCCCATGCGGCTCAGGCGCTCCTCAATATTCAGCAGATGGTAATCAGCAGGTGAAACATTGCGGGCGACCTCCTCCCACAGGAGCGGGGTGGATACAGTAGCCAGCGGCCGGGCACGCGGTGTATAGGGAGCGGCTAAGGTTTTGCCGCCGTAATGCTGCAGATAGTCGAAATAAATTTTGTCGCCGCGGTGTTTCTTGAGCCGCTCCAATGTGAACAGATCCGGACGCTTTTCGGTGACATAACGCCCAACGAAATGGCCGATTTTACGCAGCTCATCAAATGAAATCCCTGGATTCACCGGGATAATAATCTGCACTCCCGTTGCCCCGGAGGTTTTGGGAACCGAATCCAACCCCAGTGATTTCAGCACATCCCCGACCATAGCGGCCGCCTCCATAATACGCGGCTCCACTTCAAGAGAAGGATCCAGATCGATCATCCACTCACAGGGCAGGCT of the Paenibacillus pedocola genome contains:
- a CDS encoding bactofilin family protein is translated as MWNRSKQSALFRSTDSLIGHGGNLEGKMQCDTNLRIEGNFSGEIQCQGTVTIGEQSTVLSTIKAKEVIIAGKVYGDVTADQRLTMTGTGQLHGNIQAGMLSIMEGSVLNGSVITAEQPANEAAGGHTEAKKADKAGKRASKQQNNLEAG
- a CDS encoding M23 family metallopeptidase; its protein translation is MKTQPDHNRITLLVVREAGRPVRQLQLSKPLALAIPAAAALSISSLVTSMHFHASRSIAELEAEAASLSLTNLRMEMKVADKEQTLQQLRSQVTELSEEAENIRDQLKSVNELEAQLQSLINTDGNTGRDTDSENDPVSTSMSTTGTLSGILPAADAAASSARNYGVAFAPEPEPAAASSSLSAVSFRLGAISSAFNSTVAPQVGGEYIAVYQDDPLELVQETRDDYAEIRSLLEEMVNSITTTITEAKEAKSAEAQLQATKALAEKKRLAPAVIWPTHSKMITSSFGYRSDPFEGVSAYHSGIDIAGSIGDPVYAAMDGEVTASEQMGARGKYIILKHSNGLETWYMHLNGMTVTVGDKVSKGQQIGTLGNTGRSTGPHLHFQVVKQNKAVNPLGYVKP
- the cls gene encoding cardiolipin synthase is translated as MIVLLLGLFVLQIAIIVLLEYRRPQRALAWVFLSFCCPPLGLLLYYFLGRDYWQSRKIDKGCIPSRLSEIGAHVSGKIKIVQKPEECGNPAFTGHEELLYLLARLSGRNITGRNRSRILPDAQEAYAAMLEVMEAAREHIHLEFYIFRDDEIGKHFQEVMVRKARQGVKVRLLCDGLGSHRLSRKFIATLKHAGVEVHFFLPLLHSLLDRRFNYRNHRKIMVIDGLVGFTGGMNVGDDYLGKDPKMGYWRDTHLRLEGDSVYHLQAIFLKDWKLAAGDWLSHPRFFPAHSCTEQEAVLVVASGPDGAIDASEEMYFAALCSARRRIWITSPYFIPDPTICRALKNAVLSGVDVRIIIPAKPDNKLVYSASLSYLENLQDAGVKFYRYTRGFMHAKVMIIDDLLATIGSANLDMRSFYSNFELTAVLLHPESIAELASDFEKDLQYSPFIDPEKFRERAWNVKLIQSLCQLLSPLL
- a CDS encoding YitT family protein gives rise to the protein MAQRIVMMVLGAAMMSVALEIFLVPNELIDGGITGISIMLSHIFNIPLGILLTLLNLPFLVIGYKQIGKTFALSTLFAVILMSIGTQLLHPVKPITVEPLLAAVFGGVILGVGVGLVVRYGGSLDGTEIVAILVSKKLPFSVGEVVMFFNFFILSVAGFVFGWNNAMFSLIAYYIAFKMIDVTLEGLDQSKSVWIISDKFRDIGEALTERLGRGVTYLDGEGGFSGENKKVIFVVITRLEEAKLKSIVEDWDSDAFVAIGNIHDVKGGRFKKKSIH
- the ligD gene encoding non-homologous end-joining DNA ligase — translated: MPGMLKGSITVDGQEITVTNPDKPLWPEVGITKRIYLQKLAALSPYLLRYCKDRLLTVIRYPHGVPGMSFYQKNAPQPLPGFVKTALQDGIEYIVLQGLPELIWLGNLAALEFHPSLHYAGSSLPCEWMIDLDPSLEVEPRIMEAAAMVGDVLKSLGLDSVPKTSGATGVQIIIPVNPGISFDELRKIGHFVGRYVTEKRPDLFTLERLKKHRGDKIYFDYLQHYGGKTLAAPYTPRARPLATVSTPLLWEEVARNVSPADYHLLNIEERLSRMGDLIAKVPPQPVSDIVSKLP